A single window of Luteipulveratus halotolerans DNA harbors:
- a CDS encoding ubiquitin-like protein Pup, whose protein sequence is MSTQDHKSPQRRNDEPDGPDDDATPAPAGAATKEGLDEDTDGVLDEIDSVLESNAEEFVRGFVQKGGQ, encoded by the coding sequence ATGTCGACTCAAGACCACAAGAGCCCCCAGCGACGCAACGACGAGCCCGACGGGCCGGACGACGACGCCACTCCCGCGCCCGCCGGCGCCGCCACCAAGGAGGGCCTGGACGAGGACACCGACGGCGTCCTGGACGAGATCGACTCGGTCCTGGAGTCCAACGCCGAGGAGTTCGTCCGTGGGTTCGTGCAGAAGGGCGGCCAGTGA
- the prcB gene encoding proteasome subunit beta, translating into MSAGPDDGRLPGAYLTPGSASFTEFLAGHAPHLVPSARTLPAGMTLDAPHGTTIVAVTYDGGVLLAGDRRATMGNLIANRDMQKVFAADEYSAVGIAGTAGIAIEVVKLFQVELEHYEKIEGALLSLEGKANRLASMIRGNLGMAMQGLSVVPLFAGYDLATGAGRIFSYDVTGGCYEEQQHHSVGSGSLFARGALKKLWRPGLSEGDAVRAVIEALYDAADDDSATGGPDLGRRIWPTLAVLDESGVRFLDETELEQVVESVVADRRDNPGGAR; encoded by the coding sequence GTGAGCGCAGGTCCTGACGACGGCCGGCTGCCGGGCGCCTACCTCACGCCCGGCAGCGCGTCGTTCACCGAGTTCCTGGCCGGCCACGCGCCGCACCTCGTCCCGTCGGCGCGCACTCTCCCCGCTGGCATGACGCTCGACGCGCCGCACGGCACGACGATCGTGGCGGTGACCTACGACGGCGGCGTGCTGCTCGCGGGCGACCGACGCGCGACCATGGGCAACCTCATCGCCAACCGCGACATGCAGAAGGTGTTCGCGGCCGACGAGTACTCCGCGGTCGGCATCGCCGGCACGGCCGGCATCGCGATCGAGGTCGTCAAGCTGTTCCAGGTCGAGCTGGAGCACTACGAGAAGATCGAGGGTGCGCTGCTGTCCCTCGAGGGCAAGGCCAACCGGCTCGCCAGCATGATCCGGGGCAACCTCGGGATGGCGATGCAGGGCCTGTCCGTCGTACCCCTGTTCGCCGGATACGACCTCGCCACGGGTGCGGGTCGGATCTTCTCCTACGACGTGACGGGCGGCTGCTACGAGGAGCAGCAGCACCACAGCGTCGGCTCCGGTTCCTTGTTCGCGCGCGGCGCCCTCAAGAAGCTCTGGCGCCCAGGTCTGTCCGAGGGCGACGCCGTGCGCGCCGTCATCGAGGCGTTGTACGACGCGGCCGACGACGACTCGGCCACCGGCGGTCCCGACCTCGGGCGGCGCATCTGGCCGACCCTGGCCGTGCTCGACGAGTCCGGGGTCCGGTTCCTGGACGAGACCGAGCTCGAGCAGGTGGTCGAGTCCGTCGTGGCCGACCGTCGTGACAACCCCGGAGGTGCGCGATGA
- the prcA gene encoding proteasome subunit alpha, with translation MTMPFYVSPEQLMKDRADYARKGIARGRSVVVVAYDGGIAFVAENTSRALHKVSEIYDRIAFAAVGKYNEYENLRVAGVRYADLRGYSYDRSDVTARGLANAYAQTLGAVFTQEQKPYEVEIVVAQVGSSVEDDQIYRLTYDGSVAFESGFVAMGGAGEQITTALQERWEPGQDLGTVLRLAVELLSANGEDSSGQARELGPQHLEVAVLDRQRPRRTFRRVGGALLEALLSQDDPTSDVPSSDDPTPGSHEVLTGEHSDAEAGQRTTNPQTQQPDSTSTEDDETS, from the coding sequence ATGACGATGCCGTTCTACGTCTCGCCCGAGCAGCTGATGAAGGACCGGGCCGACTACGCCCGCAAGGGCATCGCCCGAGGCCGGTCGGTCGTGGTCGTCGCCTACGACGGCGGCATCGCCTTCGTCGCCGAGAACACCTCGCGGGCGCTGCACAAGGTCTCCGAGATCTACGACCGCATCGCGTTCGCCGCGGTGGGCAAGTACAACGAGTACGAGAACCTGCGGGTGGCCGGTGTGCGGTACGCCGACCTGCGCGGTTACTCCTACGACCGCAGCGACGTGACCGCGCGTGGTCTGGCCAACGCCTACGCCCAGACGCTCGGTGCGGTGTTCACCCAGGAGCAGAAGCCGTACGAGGTCGAGATCGTCGTGGCGCAGGTCGGCTCGTCCGTCGAGGACGACCAGATCTACCGACTCACCTACGACGGCTCGGTCGCGTTCGAGTCCGGCTTCGTCGCGATGGGCGGCGCGGGCGAGCAGATCACCACGGCGCTGCAGGAGCGCTGGGAGCCCGGCCAGGACCTCGGCACCGTCCTGCGACTCGCCGTCGAGCTGCTGAGCGCCAATGGCGAGGACTCCTCCGGGCAGGCCCGCGAGCTCGGTCCTCAGCACCTCGAGGTCGCGGTGCTGGATCGTCAGCGTCCCCGACGGACGTTCCGGCGCGTCGGCGGTGCACTTCTGGAGGCGCTGCTCAGCCAGGACGACCCGACCAGTGACGTGCCGAGCTCGGACGACCCGACGCCCGGCAGCCACGAGGTGCTCACCGGCGAGCACAGCGATGCGGAGGCCGGTCAGCGGACGACCAATCCCCAGACGCAGCAGCCCGACTCGACATCCACCGAGGACGACGAGACGAGCTGA
- a CDS encoding ABC transporter ATP-binding protein codes for MTVPRLRPEPALLPHSGSTHRAASLLRLPRYLKPYTARWLTMVVFSVLVVATSILIPLVTRAVIDGPIADRDERGLLLLGGLALALGVVEAVFWFIRRWVVARATLGVEADLRKDLYAQMQRLPMRFHGEWQSGQLLSRIMNDLSMIRRFLGFGLVFLILNMLQVVIVTGLLLLMYWPLGLVVLLSVVPIVITVMRNEQEYTRLSRLAQDQTGDVASVVEESAHGLRVIKAFGRDEYAFAKFDERASQLLDTELAKVRLTSRFWTLLEVIPNVTLIIVLGFGAVAVGQGDVTLGTLVAFITMMLSLVWPISSLGFLLSMTQETMTAADRVVQVFDEPRTIDDGDTELIRPRGHLRFEGVGFRFPDAEPDGPWTLRGVDLDLQPGETVALVGATGSGKSVLTSLVPRLYDVSEGRITIDGVDIRELTLPSLRSTVATAFEDPTLFSMSVRENLMLGRPDATEADVERAIEVAQAHFVHELPYGLETRIGEQGMSLSGGQRQRLSLARAVLAEPRVLVLDDTLSALDVHTEALVEESLRNVLHDVTGIVVAHRASTVLIADKVALLEHGTITHVGTHADLLATVPSYRYLLAADDRDLPDPEEGAGWHDQVDGNPRLVEGAVDDTCRHDEHDACSDAESDLEELSR; via the coding sequence GTGACCGTTCCCCGGCTCCGGCCGGAGCCGGCGCTGCTGCCGCACTCGGGGTCCACTCACCGCGCCGCGTCTCTGCTCCGTCTGCCGCGCTACCTGAAGCCCTACACCGCACGGTGGCTGACCATGGTCGTGTTCTCGGTGCTGGTGGTCGCCACGAGCATCCTGATCCCCTTGGTGACCCGGGCGGTCATCGACGGTCCGATCGCCGACCGTGACGAGCGCGGTCTCCTGCTCCTCGGCGGCCTCGCGCTCGCCCTCGGTGTGGTCGAGGCGGTCTTCTGGTTCATCCGGCGATGGGTCGTCGCACGCGCCACCCTCGGGGTCGAGGCCGACCTGCGCAAGGATCTCTACGCGCAGATGCAGCGCCTGCCGATGCGCTTCCACGGTGAGTGGCAGTCGGGTCAGCTGCTGTCACGGATCATGAACGACCTCAGCATGATCCGGCGGTTCCTCGGGTTCGGGCTGGTGTTCCTGATCCTCAACATGCTGCAGGTCGTGATCGTCACCGGACTGCTGCTGCTCATGTACTGGCCGCTCGGTCTGGTGGTGCTGCTGTCCGTCGTCCCCATCGTCATCACGGTCATGCGCAACGAGCAGGAGTACACCCGTCTGTCTCGTCTGGCGCAGGACCAGACCGGCGACGTCGCGTCTGTGGTCGAGGAGAGCGCTCACGGCCTGCGCGTCATCAAGGCCTTCGGACGCGACGAGTACGCCTTCGCCAAGTTCGACGAGCGCGCCTCGCAGCTGCTCGACACCGAGCTGGCCAAGGTCCGGCTGACCTCGCGCTTCTGGACGCTGCTCGAGGTCATCCCCAACGTCACGCTGATCATCGTGCTCGGCTTCGGTGCGGTCGCGGTCGGTCAGGGAGACGTCACGCTCGGCACGCTGGTCGCGTTCATCACGATGATGCTGTCGCTGGTCTGGCCGATCTCCTCCCTCGGCTTCCTGCTGTCCATGACCCAGGAGACGATGACGGCAGCCGATCGGGTGGTCCAGGTGTTCGACGAGCCGCGCACCATCGACGACGGCGACACCGAGCTGATCCGGCCACGCGGGCACCTGCGATTCGAGGGTGTCGGCTTCCGTTTTCCCGACGCCGAGCCGGACGGGCCGTGGACGCTGCGGGGTGTCGACCTGGACCTGCAGCCCGGCGAGACCGTCGCGCTGGTCGGCGCGACCGGCTCGGGCAAGTCGGTGCTCACCTCGCTCGTCCCACGGCTCTACGACGTCAGCGAGGGGCGCATCACCATCGACGGCGTCGACATCCGTGAGCTGACGCTTCCGTCCCTGCGCAGCACGGTGGCGACGGCGTTCGAGGACCCGACGTTGTTCTCGATGTCGGTCCGCGAGAACCTCATGCTCGGACGCCCCGACGCCACGGAGGCTGACGTCGAGCGCGCGATCGAGGTGGCGCAGGCGCACTTCGTGCACGAGCTGCCCTACGGGCTCGAGACACGAATCGGGGAGCAGGGCATGAGCCTGTCCGGCGGCCAGCGGCAGCGCCTGTCCTTGGCCCGGGCGGTTCTCGCCGAGCCGCGCGTCCTCGTCCTGGACGACACCCTGTCCGCGCTCGACGTGCACACCGAGGCGCTCGTCGAGGAGTCGTTGCGCAACGTGCTGCACGACGTGACCGGCATCGTCGTCGCCCACCGCGCCTCGACCGTCCTGATCGCCGACAAGGTCGCCCTGCTGGAGCACGGCACGATCACCCACGTCGGGACGCACGCCGACCTGCTGGCCACCGTGCCGTCCTACCGCTACCTCCTGGCTGCCGACGACCGCGACCTGCCCGACCCCGAGGAGGGCGCGGGCTGGCACGACCAGGTCGACGGCAACCCCCGCCTGGTCGAGGGGGCCGTCGACGACACCTGCCGTCACGACGAGCACGACGCCTGCTCCGACGCCGAGTCCGACCTCGAGGAGCTGAGCCGATGA
- a CDS encoding ABC transporter ATP-binding protein: MTQTTERADEVDTPDEDDWRGRLVDAQDDIPAEDATPMRAEAKRLLVDLLRPYKRMLLALVVVVVIENAARLSVPRLVQIGIDHGVPPLRDRSDGHNLTLVVIALVVAVTIQAASRVLFLRQSGRVGQLVLIEVRRRLFEHFQRLDVGFHDRYTSGRVVSRSTNDVETIQEMTDSGFDGLVTAVLTMVGTAVLLLTLDWQLGLACLVGFPVLALVVRWFSRASTATFRTVREHAALVIVHFVETMTGIKAVQAYRRERRNQDIFEDVATRYQHSNEKGFRLFAIFMPSIKLVGNVTTGVVILYGGWRVFHGEMTIGVLTAFLLYLRMFFEPMQEVSQFYNTFQSATSALEKIAGVLAQEPAVADPSKPTRLTRSEGHVRFEHVGFSYVPGRPVVPDLDLDIPAGQTIALVGTTGAGKTTIAKLMARFYDPTSGRVTLDGVDLRDLTQSNLRQHVVMVTQENVMFEGTVADNIRFGRPGASDSELRAAAEGVGADRFIEALPQGYDTDVAKRGGRLSAGQRQLIAFARAFLADPDVLILDEATSSLDIPSERLVQRALETVLADRTALIIAHRLSTVEVADRVLVLEHGQVLEDGSPAELMQAEGGRYAALHDAWISSLA; encoded by the coding sequence ATGACCCAGACCACCGAGCGGGCCGACGAGGTCGACACCCCCGACGAGGACGACTGGCGGGGCCGGCTGGTCGACGCCCAGGACGACATCCCGGCCGAGGACGCCACGCCGATGCGCGCCGAGGCCAAGCGGCTCCTGGTCGACCTGCTGCGCCCGTACAAGCGCATGCTGCTCGCCCTCGTCGTCGTGGTCGTCATCGAGAACGCCGCGCGGCTGTCCGTGCCGCGCCTGGTGCAGATCGGCATCGACCACGGCGTCCCCCCGCTGCGCGACCGTTCCGACGGCCACAACCTGACGCTCGTGGTGATCGCGCTCGTCGTCGCCGTCACGATCCAGGCCGCGAGCCGGGTCCTGTTCCTACGCCAGTCCGGGCGCGTCGGCCAGCTCGTGCTCATCGAGGTCCGACGCCGGCTGTTCGAGCACTTCCAGCGACTCGACGTCGGCTTCCACGACCGCTACACCTCCGGCCGGGTCGTGAGCCGGTCGACCAACGACGTCGAGACCATCCAGGAGATGACCGACAGCGGATTCGACGGGCTCGTCACGGCTGTGCTGACGATGGTCGGCACCGCTGTCCTCCTGCTCACTCTCGACTGGCAGCTGGGTCTGGCCTGCCTGGTGGGCTTCCCGGTCCTGGCGCTGGTGGTCCGCTGGTTCAGCCGCGCATCGACGGCGACCTTCCGCACGGTGCGCGAGCACGCCGCCCTGGTGATCGTCCACTTCGTCGAGACGATGACGGGCATCAAGGCGGTCCAGGCCTATCGCCGCGAGCGCCGCAACCAGGACATCTTCGAGGACGTCGCCACCCGCTACCAGCACTCCAACGAGAAGGGCTTCCGGCTCTTCGCGATCTTCATGCCGTCGATCAAGCTCGTCGGCAACGTCACCACGGGTGTCGTGATCCTGTACGGCGGCTGGCGGGTCTTCCACGGCGAGATGACGATCGGCGTGCTGACCGCTTTCCTGCTCTACCTGCGGATGTTCTTCGAGCCGATGCAGGAGGTCAGCCAGTTCTACAACACCTTCCAGTCGGCGACCTCCGCGCTGGAGAAGATCGCCGGCGTCCTCGCCCAGGAGCCGGCCGTCGCCGACCCGTCCAAGCCGACACGGCTCACACGGTCCGAAGGGCACGTGCGCTTCGAGCACGTGGGCTTCTCCTACGTCCCCGGGCGACCCGTCGTACCCGACCTCGACCTGGACATCCCGGCCGGGCAGACGATCGCGCTGGTCGGCACCACGGGCGCCGGCAAGACCACGATCGCCAAGCTGATGGCCCGGTTCTACGACCCGACGTCCGGGCGCGTGACCCTCGACGGCGTCGACCTGCGCGACCTGACGCAGAGCAACCTGCGCCAGCACGTCGTCATGGTCACCCAGGAGAACGTCATGTTCGAGGGCACGGTCGCCGACAACATCCGGTTCGGGCGACCGGGCGCGAGCGACTCCGAGCTGCGCGCGGCGGCCGAGGGCGTCGGCGCGGACCGGTTCATCGAGGCGCTGCCGCAGGGCTACGACACCGACGTCGCCAAGCGTGGCGGGCGGCTGTCCGCGGGGCAGCGCCAGCTGATCGCCTTCGCGCGGGCGTTCCTCGCCGACCCCGACGTGCTGATCCTCGACGAGGCCACCTCGAGCCTGGACATCCCGAGCGAGCGGCTCGTACAGCGTGCGCTCGAGACCGTGCTCGCCGACCGCACCGCGCTGATCATCGCCCACCGGTTGTCCACGGTCGAGGTCGCCGACCGG